The Carassius gibelio isolate Cgi1373 ecotype wild population from Czech Republic chromosome B11, carGib1.2-hapl.c, whole genome shotgun sequence genomic sequence GATGGTAAGTCGATCATATTAAAGTTGGTACCATTACAGGTTATGATACCTTACATTTAAaacagtgttctttttttaagGGTATGCAAATAATGCCTTCGGCAAATGCAAAGCTGCCTTATATCATCTCTCAAAGCCTTGCTAATCAgcaacactgttgtcatgtgttCATGGGAAAGAACTTTGAACCTCTGCATTTGCTGTGcaaacagcagcatcctggtCATATAGTCTTATgttaagattttaaatatatcagcCATCTCCACCTCTTAAGTAGATTACATTCACCATTCTCACCGATTATGTTTGTACTAACCAGGGAATGTTAGTTATTTTCATAATCAAATAGACATATCATCCATTAAAACAAGATAATCTGGCATAAACACATCCATCACTCCATTCCCAGTGTAATTTACATGTCTTGATTTGTTTCATTGAGTTCCACTTTACCTGCTCTGGAGAAACATAAtctttatatattacaatatgtaaGCTAACATGCTAAAATTGTTACTTTTATATCATcaataaaatgtaagttatttgaGGAAACTAAAGGGTTAGATAAACCTCTGAAGCTCTGGTATAGTGTGTTTTCATAGTGAACACCTGCACCAGGTGGAATAATACTGGTCCCCGCCCTCTGAGAACACAGGATGCAAATGCTCTTGTTGTACATATCAGGTTTTTAGTCATTCTGTGGGAGGAGAGACAGCTGACAGTGTGCTTCTGCTTGCAGATACTAAACTACAAACTGAACTGACTGGAATACGCTAGGGAAAAAGCTTCAAATAAAATCCGATGTCCAGTGGACCACCATAGATTTCACTACAGAGATGCCAATTGCAGAATTGCTTGGAGTGCACTTTGACATGCAGCTCCTGGGCAAACTCACTCTATCTGTGGCCACCATGCTATTTGTCTCTTTGGTTTTCAGATTCTACAACTCCAGGGCAAGAAACAGACGGCGAAGAAGTGAAATAAGGGGTGTGCAAGCAACCCAAACAAGCTACAGCACCTGCAATACTGTGCAAGAACCACAGAATAAAGCTGCAAAGGAGGAGTCTGACACGGAAAATCCTTTTCAACAATCTTCAGAGAAACCCTTGCAAGAAAgccttaaaaatgaaaaatctgcctTGAAAAGGGGTCAGCCTGAAACTATGGACTTGAACAGTTGTGCAAAGGAGGAACCTGCAAGTAAAAGCAACGCAATTGAGGATACAACTGAGGCAAAGAGTGGCAAACCAAAGTTGACCTTACAACTTCCTGGCATGACGGAAAAAGATCCAGGAATTCCAAGTGGACGCAGATCCCCAGTCCTAATGAAGAAGCTGGAAGGTGGCACAGGTGTTGGCAGACAGCTGATACAAGACGTCGGTCACCAGGGCATGTTCTCAAGTTTTCAGTCAAAGGCAGAAATCAAAGTAGAGAATGCTGACCTTATCTTGGATGGGCCAGGGAATTGTAGAACGGGCGTCCATGGAAAGATATATGAGTACTATGTAGAGTCCTCTTCTCATTTTATCTCAGATTTAAGCCCCACCCTGTCTGTGAGTCCAGTTTATGGTCAGAACGAAAACAGCACTTTGTTTAAATCGCAGTCACTGGATTTACCCAGTTTTAATGACCGCTCCCGATCGCCAAGTCCACAGCCTTCTAGTTTCATAATGCGAGATCTCGAAATTTCTCCACGAATTGCTAATGAGCCTCCCTCAACATTCAAACCAACTGTGAGGTACAGCAGGCAAGTAGTCATCCGTCAGGACAGCTATCTTACAGCTGCCAGTGACTCAGAGCTTCCAATCCCCTTGCCTACACATAGTGCTTTAACACCTCGCAGCTGTTCTCCAGCACAACCCAATGACATCCCTTCAAGCCCATTAGACTCTGATATAGCAAACCTGGATGCACTGGAGGAACCACAAGTCAAAACTGTCGCCGGAGCAAAATTCTTACACTTTCCAGAGAACATGGGAAATGCAGAACTTGAGGGTCTAGCAGGGAAGCTCGATTTAGGCAACTGCTTGGAGGCTTTAACACTTGCTAAAAAACATGGTCACACTGCCCTTCAGCAAGCTGCTCTCCGTGTCATGTCTGATAATTACCTTCAGGTCCTCAGAGACCCAAGCCTCTTTGGCAGGCTGAAAGCAGGGGAGCGTGATCACATCCAAACACAACGCATGAGAGGAAGGAAGTGGTTAGTGGTCGCAGATATGGATTCCCCAGATTGGAGTAGACGTCTGTCACAGTCAATGGATTTAGGTTCTGAATCAGTTAAGTCCTCAAGCGGTATTTATTACTACGATGACTATAAGGACACATGGCACCTTCATACCCACATTCCCCAGGAAGTGTTATCTAAAGGTTGTGCCATGTGCACCATGGATAATTATCTATTTATCGCTGTGGGTTTCCAAGGCCCAGAGCGTGAAGCGACCCCTTCGAGGAAAGTTTACTGTTACAACCCAGTGACTTCCATTTGGAGTGAAATAAGCCCCATGAATGAGGCAAGGCCTCACTGCAAACTCGTGGCTCTGCAGGGCCATCTGTACGCCATTGGAGGCGAATGCCTATCAACGGTTGAGCGCTACGACCCCAGGACAAACCGGTGGACCTTTGTGGCACCTCTTCCTAATGAGACATTCGCTGTAGCTCACAAGGCCACAGCTTGCAGCGGTGAACTGTTTGTTGCAGGGGGCACATTGAGATACACCCTCTTGCGCTATAATCCCAAGACCAACACGTGGCGAGAGAGCATGATCAATGGTAGTAAGGACAAAACCACAGAAATGGTGGCAGTCAGGAATTTCTTGTACCGCTTTGACGTCAGTCCCCTGGGCATCAGCGTGTATCGCTTTCATGCAATGGCCCGACTGTGGTACGAATGCTCTTCGATACGCCTCCCACATTGCACAGCCTTTCAGTGTGTGACTATGGACAATATCATCTACTGTGTGAGCCGTCAGTTTACTTTGAGATTCCTTGCAGATGAGGTATCTCCAAGCTTTGTTGCACAGGATTTGAAAGTGTTGTATCCGGCTAAAGGCATTTTGTTTCCGTTCGTCCTTGTGCTTCCCGATAGGTCCACTCAACAAACTTGTGTTTAAAAAAGGTCAGATCTTTCTACACTTGGGATCATATTATGCACATGTTAAAGGAATGACCCTCTTTTAATTACTggcaattgaaataaaatatcaagGCTATTACATGCAATTATTGTACAGCTAGATCACAATTACCCAGCACTAACTGATAAATAAATCTGCTGTCGCAGTGAAGGCTATTTGTTTGTTTGGTCCTTTAAACCACTCTGATGTCTAAATCAACCTTTAAATCCTGGAAATGTCTTGTGAAAGTGCTTAAAATGTTTCAGTAAATTTACCGCTTTTGAAACACTGTGTGGATAATGTTAACTAATCAATACTGTGTGTAGAATAAAGCCGAACTGCAATTGCAGAGCTGGCATCATAAACAACATGAATGGCTGCCATTAGTACAATTTATGTAAGCTCTCTAATTATATtcataggtttttttttctttcctttctgcaTATTTGCAGTTGTTTCTCTGCATATCACATGATTAATCTTACATGATAGATGATAGAGACCCAGgcctatatatttttataatatataaatatatttgttttatcatATTTTGTTGTAATGCACTTTTTCCATGACATGTCCACAAATTGTCATCTTGTAACAAGAAGTGGATTTATTTTAGGTCAATGGCTTTACTTGTGAAtcatatttaatttcttaaagCATTTCATGTCAACACTATGTGGTTCTTTGCAAAGACGGTTTAACATCACAAGCACTTTGGGGAGCCCAGAAGAATTGTTTATCTTTGTGTATTACATTAAACAATAGAGAGAGAACTAATGACTTAATGGGTAAGAAAGCAAGATTCTAATGCTTTGCCTCTTCTTGCACTTTTCTGTCTCTATCTTCTGAAGAATAGGGAATAAAATTCTCTCATCTATTATAAGTGAGTCTTGGTTCTTGTGTTAGACTTCAATATATAATGAGTTCTGACAAAATGTGTGGTTGCAGCAAGAGGCGTTCGTGTGACCAGGatcttaattaaatttaaatgcaattatgcTGTCAAAAGCAAAGCAATCACATAATCAATTTATGTTAATGAAAGTATACAATACAATCACTGTGACAATCGCTTATGCATATGTGATCAAAGAAAGCAGGCATGCAGAGGAGTGTGTGCTGTGATGCAATTCCCTGTGAAGTCTCGTTGCTCTGTGTGTAACTCTAGCACCATCATGTGGGGGAGATCTCAAGGTCTGATGGAATCTCAACAGAACTAATTCAGTGACACATGCAAAAAGACACATGGTTTGAATGTTCCACGGGCTAGCTAGCAGAAGAACACAGTGGGATAAAACCTACACAGCAGGAGGAGTGTGAACAGATGGTTGGACGTAAAACATAGCGTCCGATTCCTTGTAATTAAACACTTTGATTCAACATAATTAAACACTTAATGAGATGGGAGTTAGAAAAGTCCCCTTAGAGTATGTTGATGAATGACTCGGCTATCTGTACTAGCACTGTGAGTAGGACAGATCCACATTAACTGTTGATTCAATGCTATTTTAGTGCAATAATGAAACATGTCATATCCTGAGTAAGAGCTTTGCAGGTTATTTTTTGGTTAACACGGGTGGGTTCTCTTTACTCACTACTGAGTCCATCAAAATAGACCTGCAAATACATGCTAAGTGACTAAGTGAGTGAgcataagtgacgtgacattcagccaagtatggtgacccatactcagaatttgtgctctgcatttaacccatccgaagtgcacacactaagagcagtgaaaacacacacacacccggagcagtgggcagccatttatgctgcggcgcccggggagcagttgggggtttgatgccttgctcaagggcacctaagtcgtggtattgaagatggagagagaactgtacatgcactccccccacctacaattcctgccggcccgagactcaaactcaccaCCTTTCGATTGCCAgcccaactctctaaccattaggccacaacttcaaAATAGACGTACAAATACATGCTGAAACCTGCAAAGCTCTTAAATACCGATTACCATTATTATTTCAGTGGGATTCAAAAGTTTGATTCTCTAACTAAAGCACAAGATGCTGATTGAGTAATCTCAAATGATGTTGAAGAACATAATATTTTACACACACTTGTGGAATTTATGCAGCTTGAGTCCTGCTGTCAGTTCAacttttcacttaaaataaaagtgctgataatacaatgtaatataaaACCAATGCATTAAATACGAAAAGTATTTGAACTTTTGGACCACACtgctgtttatatattttatttgtttttgtgcaaACACAGTAAAATGCTCCTGCTTCTTTGGTTTTCGGTGCCATTAATCAATAAAACAAGTTACTCCGAGTGCTCACCCCAGGTTGGGGCCAGTCTGTGTGGTACTTGAGGGCTGAAGGTGGGGTAAGGGTCACAGCAGGCTGACTGGATTACTGGAGACCTGCCTGCATGGTTAGTGTTTCAGTGCCAGGTCCTCGTTGCTGAGGTTGGCAGGAAGCTGACTGCTGGAGAAGCGCTTGAGCATGCTGACGTGGTGAGAATAACAGAAGGCACTGTTGGGGTGCAGAGGGTATGAAGCCCTATACTCGCTTAATGTGGGCACAAGTGCCCGCTGTTGTTCCATGCGGGCCCGCCAAGAAGCCGCCAAGCCAAAATTAGTAGGGGGGCTTGTGTGTAATAAACAAAGGGAggcagagagggaaaaaaaagagacacaACACAAAGAGGAACATGTTCAGGCAGACCGTGTGTAGTTTCTGTGCCACTAGCGCTGAAACTGTAATGACTCAACAAAAAAGCAACAATTTTTATCACTAgcaaatactatttaaaaaaaataaaaaataaagctgtaataaaatataaatctaaaaatataaataatataatataataatataaatataaataataccagCTTGTAAATTGCTTACTTGTAGTTTTTGAAAGAATGTAAACACATTAGTGTTAAATGAATAGTTACTTTTAAAGGTGAGCTGTTAATCACTGAAACCAGATCAAATCAGTAACTTGAACTTGACCAGTttgattcattaaagaatcatTCAGAGCTGTTTTGTTAAACTGGATAAACAGATTCATTCATGTCAGATAGGTTTGCATACTATTCATCCTAATTAATATTGAAAATTAGAATTAGTTTGAGTTTGAAGTGCAGATCCATGTACAATGGCTAATACTGCCCACAACACATTGCACTTCGGATGAGGATGCAATTAAAACTACAAATTTGAATAAACAAATTTGAACAACAAACATGTCAAAGTATGTGAGATGGATGGTTAAGTAGAAAATGGGGTTTGAGCAATTAACCTACTATTCTTttacactcaaaagtatgtactttttcttcAAAAAGAGAGTACATAATTTTAGGCCATAGTAAAAGTAGGCAAATTGTAATGCAGCATCAAAAAAATTTATTAGTCAAACATCACCATTTTTTTGTAATGAACTTTTTTGAGAACAGAGGTTGCTCTGAGTAAATCACACCAAGCTATAGTGTGAGCCACGAGAATCAACCTATCTCCATCTGTTTAAAACTTGAAAACAAATGAAGTCATATGGATTTGGAACAACTTGCAAGTTCATTCATTTTTAGGGAGCTATTCATTTCTCTTTCACATTTGCCACAGTTATTTTTGTCTGtgctctaataaaaaaaaaaaatctaattaaatcaaatcaaagccAATGTGTTAATATAACTGATATCCATAACCATTTACAAGGATGTTCTCCAACATTAATTCAAAACGCAGACTGAACTGCATTAAAACCCATCTGGAGTCAAGGGAATGCTTAATACCTTGGATTGGGTGATCTGACCTCTCTGGGACCCTGGCCAGTTTGAAAGAGCTCCAGGAGTGCAGTGTGGGCAGAGAGGAGGAGGCCTGCCGCCCGTACGACTCATCATACTGTGACACCAGACAGTGGGAGGAGAGGAGGCCATGATGAGAAAATAACTGCCTTAAGGGAAGACCCTGAATTAAACCCACAGACATGGCTTATCAGGTCAGAGAAGGACATTCACCATGCACAACTAAATATACATTGCTTATAATATGGAATGATTGatatttgagaagaaaaaaaaaacatacttcagGTGAATCTATTATTTGACTGactgtacatacagtaatcaCACTGCAAATATGAATTGTGTAGGCAAAACCTGAGTTTTGTTCAAGTCTTACACTTCCAGTTCTATCATCCTGAAATCACTGGGTTGTTTGAATGGTTTTAAGAGCATGTAAGAATCCTAAACTTTTGTTGCTCAaaaagcttattttctgcaataatccaaagaCTAATGGAACCACAAAGGGAGGGAACCACAACAATGTCATCACTTGCAGCACAccattaggcaaggcaaggcaagtttattaataaataataaacaattaaaaaattaattattgttaattaaaaacgttgaaaaaaatacttaaagtgaatttaaaacatttaaaaatataaaatgatttgacataaaatacagtgaatactgtatgtaaaatacagtgcaatcagttcggaaaTCAAACGTcacctaataaaaataaattcatttgtgGACCTGATTGTAAGTTTAcattaatttacagtataatttTACTTGCATATTATCttttccttgcaaacatctgccaggtaaaaagaaaatacaaaataccCTATAACAATGTACAAAAGAATTCACCTAGCAACAAGTTGAACACTGTaccaatattacagtaatatgtattaaaaattaatattcagtAGGTCTATTCTTCATTTTCACTTCAATCGATAAAtatcaagcaaaattgatttttGTTATGCGGATCGTCTAAATTAAAACGcaatcaaaaaagttttcaagaGTGCTTTGacttaaatataacaatattacattattattattatatttaagtgaAATATGTATAAGCATGCAAAGAACTGTATATCAAAGGTTTTTGGAACAAGTTTTGTTGTAAAGTCAAAATTGTTGTGTCTGTGATGTTTGGTAATGCATAAACTGATGAATTTATCCCAAACCTCTGATCTGCGAAATGCCCTTTGGCACATGACAGCATCAGGCCTGTGTGGCATATGGGGCATGTAGTCCATCCTGTAGCTGCTGTTGGCCATCTCGCAGTCCTGAGTGAACTgtatcatcacacacacataagaaAGGCAGAAACACTCAGCAAACAAATCCCATGCTCAGCAGAGCTTGTGGCCCCTTATTGATCGTAGATGTACTCTCTCAGGTCTGCTCCTGACTGGGGGACTGCAGAACGACTTGCATCAATCCCATTTGTCTGCCTCCAGTCTGTGCTGACCAGGCTGATCAGCAGTGCTAATCACTTTTGCATGGATCTGAGCACTGTCTGAGGAACTGCACCCCTTTCAGGGTTTACATATTGCATACTGACAAGTGCTTAAGTACTGTGTTAATTACTCGAAACAAGAGCGATTAGAGATtgtctataaataataataacagatatATGTTAGAAGCTAAAGCAATATTGAAATAAATCAGCAACTTTGAATTCAGTAATGATGGATATAGAAACTAAATTATTGATCTTAGTATTTAACACAACTGCaaattattatgaatttttttgaGCCAGTAGGTTTCCATCATATTCACCAAACCTTTTACAAGCAAATGCAAGAACCTGACGATGTGGATGCCAAATATGAGAATTTTCAGTATATTtactattaatacatttaatagttAATCAATGTTCAACTTTTTAGCACAAttcaaaaaaatcagaatcaactTTCATTTCATGCTGAATTAAAAGTTTCATGGCCAAAGGCAAAAAACTTTGCAATGCAATGTTCCTAAGTCTGCAATACTgaattttagcaaaaaaaaaaaaaaaaaaaaaaaattctgacttattctattctatttctgacttataataaaattaaatcaggAAGAGTAAATATTGCATAATGACATTTAGCTTCAGTAAGTATCAGTTTAGAATactatttaaaaagtattaattttaaaaatatagaaaattaaGTGAACAGTCTAAAAGCACTGGAGATATATAGTTACAGTAGTAAAGGTAAATacgatattttattttatgatgcgattaataaataatatatttaccaTCTGAATCTTACCGTCATGTCAAGAAATGGCAAAGTCTGCCggctatttattattatgttcattttttgccACCTAGTGGATTAAAGGAGAATAGTCAAACCCCGCTGTATTCCACTGCTTCTTGAAATCAGCATTGATTAGACTACATATGGCTTTATTATTAAGCGAAACAAAACTTTTTTGCTGAAATATCCagagtaatatatatatgaaaaataataaaaaaaaaaaatacagcgtCTATCGCTTAGATGCGCGtgcattttgttatatatatatatacacacatatatatatatatatatatatatatatatatatatatatatatatatatatatatatatatatatataaaacattaatgatTGTGAAAAAAACTTTTGTTACGTATGTCGCATAATCAAGAAAATTAACTCGTTTTaagaataaaatatgttttatgtcgAAATCACGAGAAAATTAATTTGTGATAACGATAAAACAACTTTTATGTTGAGGTCACAAGTAAATTAAATCGAGAAATCCACACATCACaattatatcaaaaaaaaaaaaaaaaaaaaaaaaaacattaatcttaATAAAGCAACAAATATACCTACATGTAATCTCTCCTCTGCCCAATTACCAATGAGTACTTTGTTGCTGTATTTACAGGGCTGACTCATCCTAAAGCAGCAGAGCCGTCGATGCAAGTGACCATCTAGAGTTCTGCTGCCATGGATACACCAAACACTAGGGGCGAATTTCAGACTTACGTGAGCATGATCCCTATACTGCCTACTTCCTTCGAAGGGCAGAGCTCTAAGTGAGTTCTTTCAAGGGTGTATGCAATACTTTCTCGTGTAAGCGTTTGGACCTCCCAGGCAGACGGTctgttgtttttatacagtctatggtttaaaCAGATGTTACCTTGACGACGCAGCGAATCATTGTAAAGCATGCAAATACCAAggaatatttttgaataattatttgtcatattattattaataattagtaatttcTTGCAGTTGCAGTAAACCTTTAaccactgtttatttatttatcgcaGGTCTACGAGGACAGCACACCCTACAACCCCTAAAAATGTATGTTGCTACCTTAATTTctttcaatatttttaaataaaccgaATCAATGACttctttatttcttatttgtaCTGTAATTTTTGAATGCCTTAAACtttatttgttttccttttgTACTTCTAGAACCCAGATTTGAAATAACTGTATACCCATTTGAGACCTGTTTTGATTTTCGATTACGTACTTCTACTGTAAGTTCTCATAGTAAAACCTTAAAGCAGCACATACTTGTGGGGAAATTTCCTGCAGTATTTGCTGGTATATTACTTAGATACAAAGATTACTGTTGTTTATATacctagttcacccaaaaatgaaaactgccaTTTAATCTCCCTCCTGTCATTGCATCTCATAAAAAAGTGTGCTTTCATgatacaaatgaagatatttaatCCAAAACTCTGACACTTCAAAATGctccaataataaataaatttaaattgtgcCTTTTTATCTACTTTTTGGGCAAACTGTTCTTAGCCAGACACACTAAACCGTGCTGTAGAATGTCAGTAATGACATTGCTGCTCATTGGTCCTTTGTCTTTTGCCTTAGCACCAGATTGTCTGTAGCTGGACACGCCTGCTATTTGAGCAAAGTAAACAAGTTAAtaggaaaaatttaaataaatatttaatcctTCATAACATGGGTGCTATTTATATCTGGTACAATATCTTAACTCTTGCATTACCAAGGCAATGACTGACACATTCTGACTCTTCTTCAGAAGAGCTCTGTTATCAGCCCAACagtgaaaaaattaaaacacatcgTTATCAGCACAGAATGGAATGGTTAAGCAATGAGAATGCTTTGGCAAAGCAGATCAAGTCTTCTAAAGAGACATGATAGCTATATATGATCAACTGTCTAAAGTTTTGGGTAAATACTATAGACATTCAGTTGAAGGACAGACATTTCCCTAATTTCATTTGAATATGccttcatttgtgttccgaaaataaacaaaactcatGGTTTTGGTGAGCTGACCCAATGGCATGGCAGTGTATACAGGACACATAAAACTGACAACTGATTAACCACATTTCCCTACTTATATTGTCTTTGTTTGGTTTTATACATGTGTCTGATGTTGGTGCAGTCTGGGCACTAGTATCTTTTGGGTTGCTGATTATCACTGAAGATGAAGTACTTCTCCAAATCTTCTCTGCTTTGACCCTGTGTCTTCTGCCATCATTGTTCAGAGCAGTACTGTAAAGAACAGTCCCCAGTAATGATGCGAGGGTCATCTCATAACCCACGGACCCCACGGGTCGAGCTGGGGCAGGTAAAGCAGGTAAACTTTATTAGCAGGGcaggtcattaaaaacaaaataaaaaatccatgaATGTTGCTTGCAATTCcttatagcctatattaaatatttggaatatatattttcagattttcttaggttctttgataaggttacaataTGAATATGTCCCCGATGCCCGGGTCGTCTCATAACCCATGGGTAACTCACAGGTTGTGTTGGGGTGGGtaaagaaattttactttatttatgggGAAGGCTGGGGTGggccaaataatttaataaaagcggGGCCTGCaggttggaaaaaaaaacaacaacctttgcATCACTAGTCGCCAGAATCTACTTCAACCATTTTCTTCTGGATTGCCATGTGCTACATTTTGAATAACCAAATACTGTTAGAAACAGTGTGATGCTTGACTTGGGactgggaaaaaataaataaacattggcAACTTGTGCGGCAAACCCAGTGCCTTACTTAAACTCATCCTATACTGCTACCTTCGCTGTTTACAAGATTTATACCCTCAATCAGATACGCACATAGTGTATCTCAGTTAATCATTCCGTTGTTGAAAATAGTAATTCTGAGTTACCATAACCTGTTTGTAAGTATACAACAGTAAATAAACCTTGGTTGATACAACTTAGTATTGTTATTTCactttactttatatatatatatatatatatatatatatatatatatatatatatatatatatatatatatatatatatatatatatatatatatacatatatatattatataatatatacattattatttattgaacacTATATAATAGCTATAGAAGCAGGCATATTTGGATACAACCACTGTatttatgagtgaatcattgaaacatttaataaaacaatctaTACATTTTTTTGATTAAATCAGAAAAGAAACAACCATTTTTATGAGTGAATAACTGAATCATTTAGTTAATCAGTTCCTTCAAAATACAGGCTGCATCTGAAATCACATATAGGTGAAAAACAGGGAGTAAAGAGCAGTATGTCCAAATTTACAGTTGAAGTTCTTTTTACGTGCATGCATTTGGACATTTGcaattacaaacattttatttatttattttttttaagaacataaGCTCAATAAAACAGTATTACTTTTTATTGTGGAATGATTTAAGACATTAAACGCAATGCTCCTACCATCGAATCCACCGTGGCATGTTATCTTCCTGTAAGAATAGCACAGAAAATAAGGAAGAATTGTAgatggaaaagttttttttttaaccatataaAGAATAGGGTAGATTATATACATTAAAAGGGGCTCAGGTCTTCAGGGAGTGTCAGTCTCAGAGACAGTGGATGTCTGAGAAGCATTAGCAGGATCAGATCCATTGACAGTACAAAGACAGCAGCCATCTGATTTTCAAAGTCTATgagtattaatattttcaataaaaagcaacctatgaacacagagagagagttaaaaacaGAATATGGTAGGGAAGCAACGTATAAAATGGCACGTAGCTAAgaccgtagccctctcccacgaccttgATGAAGCTCCCTGTAGCAAAAAACCTTGGCGCTGCaagcagctggacttcagggCTCAAAGCTAAATTCCGCCGTGTTAGCCTG encodes the following:
- the LOC127968665 gene encoding cilia- and flagella-associated protein 107-like, with the protein product MSQPCKYSNKVLIGNWAEERLHFTQDCEMANSSYRMDYMPHMPHRPDAVMCQRAFRRSEGLPLRQLFSHHGLLSSHCLVSQYDESYGRQASSSLPTLHSWSSFKLARVPERSDHPIQGIKHSLDSRWVLMQFSLRFELMLENILVNGYGYQLY
- the LOC127967897 gene encoding kelch domain-containing protein 7A-like gives rise to the protein MPIAELLGVHFDMQLLGKLTLSVATMLFVSLVFRFYNSRARNRRRRSEIRGVQATQTSYSTCNTVQEPQNKAAKEESDTENPFQQSSEKPLQESLKNEKSALKRGQPETMDLNSCAKEEPASKSNAIEDTTEAKSGKPKLTLQLPGMTEKDPGIPSGRRSPVLMKKLEGGTGVGRQLIQDVGHQGMFSSFQSKAEIKVENADLILDGPGNCRTGVHGKIYEYYVESSSHFISDLSPTLSVSPVYGQNENSTLFKSQSLDLPSFNDRSRSPSPQPSSFIMRDLEISPRIANEPPSTFKPTVRYSRQVVIRQDSYLTAASDSELPIPLPTHSALTPRSCSPAQPNDIPSSPLDSDIANLDALEEPQVKTVAGAKFLHFPENMGNAELEGLAGKLDLGNCLEALTLAKKHGHTALQQAALRVMSDNYLQVLRDPSLFGRLKAGERDHIQTQRMRGRKWLVVADMDSPDWSRRLSQSMDLGSESVKSSSGIYYYDDYKDTWHLHTHIPQEVLSKGCAMCTMDNYLFIAVGFQGPEREATPSRKVYCYNPVTSIWSEISPMNEARPHCKLVALQGHLYAIGGECLSTVERYDPRTNRWTFVAPLPNETFAVAHKATACSGELFVAGGTLRYTLLRYNPKTNTWRESMINGSKDKTTEMVAVRNFLYRFDVSPLGISVYRFHAMARLWYECSSIRLPHCTAFQCVTMDNIIYCVSRQFTLRFLADEVSPSFVAQDLKVLYPAKGILFPFVLVLPDRSTQQTCV